The proteins below are encoded in one region of Elusimicrobiales bacterium:
- the pbpC gene encoding penicillin-binding protein 1C yields the protein MIFRAALLLALLCPCARAAAISPRGCSPVVTDRYGGALRVFLSPGQSYSRPVSIDEVSPWLVLAALAAEDKRFFSHPGVDMRAALRALWQNASSGRTVSGASTITQQLARSLDPAPRTLGAKLRETLTALRLERKLSKREILESYFNSAPYGGNVYGVEAASRLYFGTSAAELSPAQAALLGGIPKSPVKYDPLAHFAAAAGRQRIVLRRMFDAGYINERIYTLALAEKLYIRHDARPFLAPQLALRAARLSPGLCSVKTTIDPQIQTYFQNLLKARIDKLSRQNVTNGAMVALDNRTGDILAWVASADFSDGRHGGQIDGVAALRQPGSALKPFVYALAFSKGWRASDIIDDSPAFFPGGFSPKNYDETFHGPVSLREALACSLNVPAVKLADRLGPPAILDALHKFGFASLDGPAEKYGLGIALGDGEVALAELAAAYCALARGGSLIEPGFIPASAPRPARRAIDPVSAYIVTDILSDNYARARAFTLDSPFNLPFAFAAKTGTSKDYRDNWAIGYTPEWTIAVWTGNFSGKPMRKVSGISGAGPVLGDAAAYMYSKRPSGEFAVPPGIKPAEVCSSTGKLPGLDCRQTRREVFSYKYPPDPAPAPEQSAARAVRRQMPSVDFPKNGDVFKIDPAAPRASQQIALKAAGLPGGAAARWIVDSKPADMWWPLKPGRHTARFIWTQDGKTAKSAPVGFTVLE from the coding sequence GTGATTTTCCGCGCGGCGCTTTTATTGGCGCTGCTTTGCCCGTGCGCGCGCGCGGCGGCGATTTCTCCGCGCGGATGCTCGCCGGTTGTAACCGACCGCTACGGCGGCGCGCTGCGCGTGTTCCTGTCGCCCGGACAGTCGTATTCCCGCCCCGTCTCCATTGACGAAGTCTCCCCCTGGCTTGTGCTGGCCGCGCTGGCGGCGGAGGACAAGCGTTTTTTCTCCCATCCGGGCGTTGACATGCGCGCCGCATTGCGCGCGCTGTGGCAGAACGCCAGTTCCGGCAGGACGGTTTCCGGCGCCTCCACCATCACTCAGCAGCTTGCCCGCTCGCTTGACCCCGCTCCGCGCACTCTGGGCGCCAAGCTGCGCGAGACGCTTACCGCGCTGCGGCTGGAGCGCAAACTCTCCAAGCGGGAGATTTTGGAGAGCTATTTCAACTCCGCGCCCTACGGCGGCAATGTCTACGGCGTTGAGGCCGCAAGCCGGCTGTATTTCGGGACGTCCGCGGCGGAACTGTCTCCCGCGCAGGCCGCGCTGCTTGGCGGCATTCCCAAATCGCCGGTAAAATACGACCCGCTTGCCCATTTTGCTGCGGCGGCGGGGCGCCAGCGCATTGTGCTGCGCCGGATGTTTGACGCGGGCTATATCAACGAGCGGATTTACACGCTCGCGCTGGCGGAGAAACTGTATATTCGCCATGACGCGCGGCCTTTTCTTGCGCCGCAGCTTGCGTTGCGCGCCGCGCGGCTTTCGCCCGGCCTCTGCTCGGTGAAAACCACCATAGACCCGCAAATCCAGACTTATTTCCAGAACCTGCTAAAGGCGAGAATAGACAAGCTGTCCCGGCAGAATGTAACCAACGGCGCCATGGTCGCGCTGGACAACCGCACCGGAGACATCCTGGCGTGGGTCGCCTCCGCCGATTTTTCGGACGGCAGGCATGGCGGGCAGATAGACGGGGTTGCCGCGCTGCGTCAGCCCGGCTCCGCGCTGAAGCCTTTTGTCTACGCGCTGGCTTTTTCAAAAGGCTGGCGCGCCTCGGATATTATTGACGACAGCCCCGCCTTCTTCCCCGGCGGCTTCTCGCCCAAAAATTACGACGAGACTTTTCACGGCCCCGTGTCCTTGCGCGAGGCGCTGGCCTGCTCGCTGAATGTCCCCGCGGTAAAGCTGGCCGACAGGCTGGGCCCGCCGGCCATACTGGACGCGCTGCATAAATTCGGGTTCGCCTCGCTGGACGGCCCGGCGGAAAAATACGGGCTTGGCATCGCCCTGGGCGACGGAGAGGTTGCGCTTGCGGAACTGGCCGCCGCGTACTGCGCGCTGGCGCGCGGCGGCTCGCTGATAGAGCCGGGATTTATCCCGGCTTCCGCGCCGCGTCCGGCGCGCCGCGCCATAGACCCGGTTTCGGCCTATATCGTTACCGATATACTGTCGGACAACTATGCCCGCGCGCGGGCTTTCACGTTGGATTCGCCGTTCAATCTGCCTTTTGCTTTTGCCGCCAAAACCGGCACCAGCAAGGATTACCGCGATAACTGGGCCATAGGCTACACGCCGGAATGGACAATCGCCGTCTGGACGGGAAATTTCAGCGGAAAGCCGATGCGCAAAGTTTCCGGCATAAGCGGCGCGGGGCCTGTTTTGGGCGATGCCGCGGCGTATATGTATTCAAAACGCCCGTCGGGCGAGTTCGCCGTCCCGCCGGGGATAAAACCCGCCGAAGTCTGCTCCTCCACCGGCAAATTGCCGGGGCTGGACTGCCGCCAGACGCGCAGGGAGGTTTTCTCCTATAAATACCCGCCGGACCCCGCGCCCGCGCCGGAGCAGTCCGCCGCGCGCGCTGTCCGGCGGCAGATGCCGTCCGTTGATTTCCCCAAAAACGGCGACGTGTTCAAGATAGACCCCGCCGCTCCGCGCGCCTCGCAGCAAATCGCGCTGAAAGCCGCCGGCTTGCCGGGGGGGGCTGCGGCGCGGTGGATTGTTGATTCAAAACCGGCGGATATGTGGTGGCCGCTGAAGCCGGGCCGCCATACCGCGCGGTTTATCTGGACGCAGGACGGCAAAACCGCCAAATCCGCCCCGGTTGGATTTACCGTGCTTGAATGA
- the rdgB gene encoding RdgB/HAM1 family non-canonical purine NTP pyrophosphatase, with amino-acid sequence MAEILIATANADKAREIISLLPAGPVYRTLADFPSLAMPEETGKTLEENAVLKAVSACRQSGIAALADDTGLEVDALGGAPGVYSARYCGRERDYAANNEKLLREMATIPAGKRTARFRTVAALAFPDGRVITEEGRLEGGIGFAPCGENGFGYDPLFIIADGKTLAELSFAEKNLISHRRAAFAALVKHLIQAR; translated from the coding sequence ATGGCTGAAATTCTTATTGCCACCGCCAATGCGGACAAGGCAAGGGAAATAATCTCGCTGCTGCCGGCGGGGCCGGTTTACAGGACGCTGGCGGATTTCCCGTCGCTGGCCATGCCGGAGGAAACCGGCAAAACGCTTGAGGAAAATGCCGTTCTAAAGGCGGTTTCCGCCTGCCGGCAAAGCGGCATTGCCGCCCTCGCAGACGACACCGGGCTGGAAGTTGACGCGCTTGGCGGCGCGCCCGGCGTCTACAGCGCAAGATATTGCGGCAGGGAACGCGATTACGCCGCCAATAACGAAAAGTTGCTGCGCGAAATGGCCACGATACCCGCCGGGAAAAGGACGGCGCGCTTTCGCACCGTGGCGGCATTGGCTTTCCCGGACGGCAGAGTCATCACCGAAGAGGGCAGGCTGGAAGGCGGGATAGGTTTTGCGCCGTGCGGGGAAAACGGCTTCGGCTACGACCCGCTTTTCATAATTGCGGACGGCAAAACGCTTGCCGAGCTTTCTTTCGCGGAAAAAAACCTCATAAGCCACCGCCGCGCCGCATTCGCGGCGCTGGTAAAACACCTCATTCAAGCACGGTAA
- a CDS encoding valine--tRNA ligase, which produces MLPKTYEPKPIEEKFIRQWQGRRLFVSTVPQDKSKKSFVIVIPPPNITGALHMGHALNNVLQDILIRYNRMCGHEAYWVPGTDHGGIATQTVIEKKLAKERKLRRHDLGREKFVAELWKWYGECGSTILTQLKSLGCALDTDPSNVRFTMDEKRARAVNEEFRLLWQKGRIYRGERMINWCVRCGTALSDIEVEHETASSKLWHIHYPLENGGEGLTVATTRPETMLGDTAVAVHPEDSRYKNLVGKKLQLPLTGRLIPVIADEAVDSAFGTGAVKVTPAHDPADNEIGKRHNLETLTVIGFDGKMQNVPPQYSGMDRSACRQQLVKDLDEGGFLKKEEPYQNAVSACSRCNQPIEPLVSEQWFVKMKDLAAPAIRAAENGSVKFHPENWKKPYLEWLGRIEDWCISRQIWWGHRIPVWYCETCSAGGLVRSAEGEVTRVSFKDGAKPILSAARPEKCPQCGGHGLVQDPDVLDTWFSSGLWPFSVFGWPEETPELNYYYPTSVLVTGYEIIYLWVARMVMLGMEFRGKVPFSDVLINGIVRDKHGKKMSKSLGNVIDPLDMTAKYGTDAVRFALASQALPGRDIPFAEESNVGPRNFCNKIYNACRFVLMNLPEGAKIPAPPQKPENLADRWILHRYNAALRQAKHSMAAYDPASAALALYRFFWDDYCDWYVELAKPRLAADDAADRETVLAILVHIMEGALKALHPFMPFITEELAAALRPHTGGKAEFLISEQFPQPDKSRFDEAAAKEMELVMGVTTALRTIRSLYNIHPAKEIAVRVNPRGEESRKLLQNAASSYICRLAKASALETAQSAPPSGWVTTVFGDVEIWLDGHGVIDFAAEKLRLQGELEKLEKEMAHCSAQLANENFKTRAPKEKVDEVCARLEQASSKKESIKDAISRLPNG; this is translated from the coding sequence ATGCTCCCCAAAACTTACGAACCTAAACCGATAGAGGAAAAATTCATCCGCCAGTGGCAGGGAAGGAGGCTTTTCGTCTCCACCGTGCCGCAGGACAAATCTAAAAAATCTTTCGTCATCGTGATTCCGCCGCCCAATATCACCGGCGCGCTGCACATGGGCCACGCGCTCAATAATGTTTTGCAGGATATTCTCATCCGCTACAACCGCATGTGCGGGCATGAGGCGTACTGGGTCCCCGGCACCGACCACGGCGGCATCGCCACGCAGACCGTCATAGAAAAAAAGCTCGCCAAAGAGCGCAAGCTGCGCCGGCACGACCTGGGGCGGGAAAAATTCGTCGCCGAATTGTGGAAATGGTACGGCGAATGCGGCAGCACCATACTGACGCAGCTGAAAAGCCTCGGCTGCGCGCTGGACACAGACCCCTCCAACGTGCGCTTTACCATGGACGAAAAGCGCGCCCGCGCCGTCAACGAGGAATTCCGGCTGCTCTGGCAGAAAGGCCGCATTTACCGCGGCGAGCGCATGATAAACTGGTGCGTGCGCTGCGGCACCGCGCTCTCCGACATAGAAGTGGAGCATGAGACGGCCTCCTCCAAACTCTGGCACATTCATTACCCGCTGGAAAACGGCGGAGAGGGCCTCACCGTCGCCACCACCCGCCCGGAGACTATGCTGGGCGACACGGCAGTCGCCGTACACCCCGAAGATTCGCGCTACAAAAATCTCGTCGGCAAAAAGCTGCAATTGCCGCTGACGGGCCGCCTCATCCCCGTTATCGCAGACGAGGCGGTGGATTCCGCCTTCGGCACCGGCGCGGTGAAAGTAACCCCCGCCCACGACCCCGCCGACAATGAAATCGGCAAGCGGCATAATCTTGAGACGCTGACAGTTATCGGCTTTGACGGGAAAATGCAGAATGTCCCCCCCCAATACTCCGGCATGGACCGTTCCGCCTGCCGCCAGCAGCTTGTGAAGGATTTGGACGAAGGCGGCTTCCTGAAAAAAGAGGAGCCGTACCAGAACGCGGTAAGCGCCTGCTCGCGCTGCAACCAGCCGATAGAGCCGCTGGTCAGCGAGCAGTGGTTTGTGAAAATGAAGGACCTCGCCGCCCCCGCCATCAGAGCCGCCGAGAATGGCAGCGTCAAATTCCATCCCGAAAACTGGAAAAAACCGTATCTGGAATGGCTGGGCAGGATAGAGGACTGGTGCATCTCCCGGCAAATCTGGTGGGGCCACCGCATACCCGTCTGGTACTGCGAGACTTGCAGCGCGGGCGGCCTTGTGCGCTCCGCCGAAGGGGAAGTAACCCGCGTTTCGTTCAAGGACGGCGCAAAGCCGATACTCTCCGCCGCCAGGCCGGAGAAATGCCCGCAATGCGGCGGGCATGGCCTGGTTCAGGACCCGGATGTGCTGGACACCTGGTTTTCGTCGGGATTATGGCCGTTTTCGGTTTTCGGCTGGCCGGAGGAGACGCCGGAGCTTAACTACTACTACCCCACCTCGGTGCTGGTTACCGGCTACGAAATCATATATCTCTGGGTGGCGCGCATGGTGATGCTGGGCATGGAGTTCAGGGGCAAAGTCCCATTCTCCGACGTGCTGATAAACGGCATCGTGCGCGACAAGCACGGCAAGAAAATGTCCAAATCGCTTGGCAACGTAATAGACCCGCTGGACATGACCGCCAAATACGGCACGGACGCGGTGCGCTTCGCGCTGGCGTCGCAGGCTTTGCCGGGCAGGGATATTCCTTTCGCCGAGGAATCCAATGTCGGCCCGCGCAATTTCTGCAACAAAATCTACAATGCCTGCCGCTTCGTGCTGATGAATTTGCCGGAAGGCGCCAAAATCCCCGCGCCGCCGCAGAAGCCGGAAAACCTCGCCGACAGATGGATATTGCACCGCTACAACGCCGCATTACGCCAGGCAAAACACAGCATGGCCGCCTACGACCCTGCCTCAGCCGCGCTGGCGCTGTATCGTTTCTTCTGGGACGATTATTGCGACTGGTATGTTGAGCTTGCCAAGCCGCGCCTGGCCGCAGACGACGCGGCGGACAGGGAAACCGTGCTGGCCATACTTGTCCACATAATGGAGGGCGCATTGAAGGCGCTGCATCCGTTCATGCCCTTTATCACCGAGGAACTTGCCGCCGCATTGCGCCCGCACACCGGCGGCAAAGCGGAATTTCTAATCAGCGAGCAATTCCCCCAGCCGGACAAGTCGCGCTTTGACGAGGCGGCGGCGAAGGAGATGGAGCTTGTGATGGGCGTAACCACCGCGCTGCGCACCATCCGTTCGCTCTACAATATCCACCCGGCAAAAGAGATAGCCGTCCGCGTAAACCCGCGCGGCGAGGAAAGCAGAAAGCTGCTTCAGAACGCCGCTTCCTCCTACATATGCCGTCTGGCGAAGGCGTCCGCGCTGGAAACGGCGCAATCCGCCCCCCCCTCCGGCTGGGTTACCACGGTGTTTGGCGACGTGGAAATCTGGCTGGACGGCCACGGCGTCATAGATTTCGCCGCCGAAAAGTTGCGCCTGCAGGGCGAGTTGGAAAAACTGGAAAAGGAAATGGCGCATTGCTCCGCCCAGCTTGCCAACGAGAATTTCAAGACCCGCGCCCCCAAAGAGAAGGTTGACGAAGTCTGCGCCCGGCTTGAACAGGCCTCCTCTAAAAAAGAGAGCATAAAAGACGCCATCTCCCGGCTGCCCAATGGCTGA
- a CDS encoding site-specific DNA-methyltransferase: MKGMSVFSPGRVAAQPEFALPRGLKFNARQRMDGLKLLKLLPGNCAPLIFFDPQYRSVLDKQRYGNEGARQKKRALLPQMSGETIRQFLAQSQRALMPGGHLMLWVDKFIFCAELPALLAGSQLQVVDMLTWNKKRMGMGYRTRRVSEHIAVLQKPPVRAKGVWQDHGIPDVWDEKVSTAAHPHAKPVRLQERLIAATTNEGDIVIDPAAGGYSVLEAAQNTGRRFLGCDMEDLCSPKLTNLNR; the protein is encoded by the coding sequence ATGAAAGGGATGAGCGTATTCTCGCCCGGGCGCGTCGCGGCGCAGCCGGAATTTGCGCTGCCGCGCGGGCTGAAATTCAACGCCCGGCAGCGCATGGACGGGCTGAAGCTGCTGAAGCTTCTGCCCGGCAACTGCGCGCCGCTGATTTTTTTTGACCCGCAGTACCGCAGCGTGCTGGACAAACAACGTTACGGTAACGAGGGCGCGCGCCAGAAAAAGCGCGCCCTGCTGCCGCAGATGAGCGGCGAAACGATACGGCAATTCCTGGCCCAGTCGCAGCGGGCGCTGATGCCGGGCGGGCATTTGATGCTGTGGGTGGACAAGTTCATTTTTTGCGCGGAGCTGCCCGCGCTGCTGGCAGGCTCGCAACTGCAGGTGGTGGACATGTTGACCTGGAACAAAAAGCGCATGGGCATGGGCTACCGCACCCGGCGCGTCAGCGAGCATATCGCCGTGCTGCAAAAGCCGCCGGTAAGGGCCAAAGGCGTCTGGCAAGACCACGGCATCCCCGACGTGTGGGACGAGAAGGTGTCAACCGCCGCGCATCCGCACGCCAAGCCGGTACGGCTGCAGGAGCGGCTTATCGCCGCCACCACCAACGAGGGCGATATCGTGATAGACCCCGCCGCCGGCGGCTATTCCGTGCTGGAAGCCGCCCAAAACACAGGCCGCAGATTTCTGGGATGTGATATGGAGGACCTATGCTCCCCAAAACTTACGAACCTAAACCGATAG